In Spirochaetota bacterium, the following proteins share a genomic window:
- a CDS encoding multiheme c-type cytochrome, translated as MNKLSIILFMLFGICILAIAQTQKFGEALHGLYTYKDFQKATYCRQCHVEIYYQWQKSMMAQAFVHPWDEIEYFDLAVSHGRRNPKFKPVADGCNGCHAPISFMAGDTPPPRPEKKSMANEGVSCDVCHTIVSFNQNEQFNFSFFSRPGRTKYGPRGGKNSPAHDIVKSELITKPEFCANCHNEKSPWGVWVKATYNEWKEGPYSKEGVVCQTCHMPKAAGKRAKTENKVYDDLKQHTFHGGHFQAKYNGAIDVLVYPDTDFVEPGMKTKISVYLYNQKCGHKVPTGSVEDRLLYLHVEAIDSKGNVYHLKVDKKGFSGEEYTIASRDKAYQDFVEMMDVPAGFDGIIREDVPVGDRIFRMPYFTENGIMTIAQWNTAKLGVDYRIAPRETKVETYTWTVPDTVAPGPLTIRATLYYQLLVRPVAQFLKVPESESMDRMINTDVATIDVIY; from the coding sequence ATGAATAAGCTGAGTATTATTCTTTTTATGCTCTTTGGAATATGCATTTTGGCTATAGCGCAAACACAAAAATTTGGTGAAGCATTACATGGATTGTATACATATAAAGATTTTCAAAAGGCAACATACTGCCGGCAATGTCATGTTGAAATTTATTACCAATGGCAAAAGAGTATGATGGCACAGGCTTTTGTTCATCCCTGGGATGAGATAGAATATTTTGATTTAGCTGTATCCCATGGTAGACGGAATCCAAAATTCAAACCTGTTGCTGATGGCTGTAATGGATGCCATGCGCCGATTTCATTTATGGCAGGAGATACTCCTCCTCCACGGCCAGAGAAAAAATCAATGGCTAATGAAGGAGTAAGTTGTGATGTATGTCATACCATTGTATCATTTAATCAAAATGAACAATTTAACTTTAGTTTTTTTTCCAGGCCAGGAAGAACAAAATATGGACCAAGAGGAGGAAAAAATTCCCCGGCACATGATATCGTAAAATCAGAATTAATTACAAAACCGGAATTTTGCGCAAATTGCCATAATGAAAAAAGCCCCTGGGGTGTATGGGTAAAAGCAACTTATAATGAGTGGAAGGAGGGTCCATATAGCAAAGAGGGAGTAGTGTGCCAGACATGCCATATGCCAAAAGCTGCAGGTAAGCGAGCAAAGACTGAAAACAAAGTATATGATGATCTTAAACAGCATACATTTCATGGAGGCCATTTCCAGGCAAAATATAATGGTGCAATAGATGTGTTGGTATATCCTGATACTGATTTTGTAGAACCAGGGATGAAAACAAAGATATCAGTATATCTGTATAATCAAAAGTGCGGTCATAAGGTTCCAACTGGTTCAGTTGAAGACAGGCTTCTGTATTTGCATGTTGAAGCCATTGACAGCAAAGGGAACGTCTATCATCTTAAAGTTGATAAAAAAGGATTCTCGGGGGAAGAATATACTATCGCTTCGCGTGACAAGGCATATCAGGATTTTGTTGAGATGATGGATGTACCTGCAGGTTTTGATGGCATAATCCGTGAAGACGTTCCTGTTGGAGATAGGATATTCAGGATGCCTTATTTTACTGAGAATGGCATTATGACAATTGCTCAGTGGAATACAGCAAAGCTTGGAGTGGATTACAGAATAGCGCCACGGGAAACAAAAGTTGAAACATATACATGGACTGTTCCAGACACTGTTGCACCAGGACCATTGACAATACGAGCTACGTTGTATTATCAATTATTGGTAAGGCCAGTTGCACAATTTTTAAAAGTGCCTGAGTCCGAATCTATGGATAGAATGATAAACACTGATGTTGCAACGATTGATGTTATATATTAA